One Leucoraja erinacea ecotype New England chromosome 3, Leri_hhj_1, whole genome shotgun sequence genomic window carries:
- the LOC129694857 gene encoding uncharacterized protein LOC129694857 translates to MLPKFKQYVDFETRGENILDLVYTNTPEAYKAAPRPHLGHSDHISVFLTPAYRPLLKQVRAERKHTRVWPEGAASALQDCFLHTDWYVFRTAASYDDLFNIEEYAETVTSYIAKCTEDVTIMKTFTARGNEKPWMTAEVRSLLRARDAAYRAGNTAALRSTRTALEKGIRAAKRAFAGKIQGHLCDTGDTRRMWKGIQTLTGYKARQQVTDTNTSLPDELNNFFARFDAANTTPKGRASPCLQTDQPVLTIDSMDTRRILSKVNPWKAVGPDNIPGRVLKECAEELADVLTNIFNISLSQAIVPTSLKTSMIIPIAKKPVVACLNDYRPVALTPIIMKCFERLVKPHITASLPSSLPIAPTVLQRMPSLPRCTQYSRIWKTKTHTPESCTLTSAQRLTPSSHRDLWRN, encoded by the coding sequence atgctcccaaaattcaagcaatatgtggattttgagaccaggggagagaacatcttggacttagtttacaccaacaccccagaggcttacaaggcagccccacgccctcacctgggccactcggaccacatttcagtgtttttaacaccagcctacagacctctgctaaaacaagtcagagcggagagaaaacacaccagggtctggccagagggagcagcctcagcactgcaggattgcttcctgcacactgactggtatgtgttcaggacagcagcatcctatgatgacctcttcaacatcgaggagtacgcagagactgtaaccagctacattgccaagtgcaccgaggatgtcactatcatgaaaaccttcactgcacgtggaaacgaaaagccatggatgacagcagaggtgcgctcgctgctgagggctcgtgatgcagcctacagagccggtaacacagccgctcttcgatctaccaggactgcactggaaaaaggaatcagggcagcgaaacgtgccttcgcggggaaaatccagggacacctctgtgacacaggagacaccaggaggatgtggaagggaatccaaacactgacggggtacaaggcaaggcagcaggtaactgacaccaacacttctctcccagatgaactgaacaacttctttgcacgttttgatgcagcaaacaccacacccaaggggagagccagcccctgcttacaaaccgaccagccagtcctgaccatagactcaatggacacacggagaatcctgtctaaggtcaacccgtggaaagcagtcggacccgacaacatcccaggacgtgtgctgaAGGAATGTGCTGaagagttagcagatgtgctaacaaacatctttaacatctcccttagtcaagccattgtccccacaagcctcaaaacttccatgataatccccatagcgaagaaaccagtggttgcctgcctaaatgactaccgccctgtcgccctgaccccaataataatgaagtgttttgaacgcctggtgaaaccccacattactgccagcctcccctccagtttgcctatcgccccaaccgttctacagaggatgccatctctaccacgctgcacaca